A single window of Solenopsis invicta isolate M01_SB chromosome 3, UNIL_Sinv_3.0, whole genome shotgun sequence DNA harbors:
- the LOC105204681 gene encoding ataxin-2 homolog isoform X2 has translation MNSKRKNRTNNNRYQSLGFPRQDHNSRSPRARGPQERCVAAEGVYNNAHFMHAVTSHVGNTVQIQTKSGSVFEGVFRTFSSQFDVVLEMAHRVESSGQISVDSVVEKLIFKPTDVVTISAKDVDLDYAIRDTFQTDTAISKFNGIIGEKELEPWDPPTTMNGADLELDGAANGWDVHEMFRKNEQDYGVQTTFEPSLVGYTLQLQRKDTKDYKEQEQKAAEIANEIESQPNHKARLELENGDEEERFAAVTRPTEGKYIPPPLKKKNGNTGKLMRTSGGGGGGGGGSGGGGGGGGGGVGGGGEPPSSPGTTNNKNVYSQPPPSTVTVNVPQPSMPVGVQPAHTPSVQHPVSLNMNIPPNGVVVTYNNPPPPFVPPPTTQSQQVIQQNQSQSQVNPSISQISFPSSQQTPPNKINAEKRERPGRQQVYQADKAPPAPFSQSNVASSHQQQQSSHQQHTSLTQQNSVEGQIVIHKSDHRKVPTPRGREEQHSELRQFATEFKLAESQGLPPDTPQISRKQQHQHQQDIHSATPMNQPHHQGPHQHTSPQQQSQQQPSTQQHTSPHQQHQTVQEEPVINKPPPGPPVRSTSPPQQQQQPPPQQQQQQQPLSQQQQSQAQQQQQQQPPLPSQQQQQQQQQQPPPSQPAQTNTPTVQQSPPEPAVDKITTAFKKSTLNPNAKEFNPNAKPFTPRSPSTPTPSRPHTPQTPQYTGATMPATVVMPAYVTPTFSQPPAQQVARFRKGQYSLALPMVQHRAPDIASQMQVAAATGQPLLAPAIHPFQVPYPGQPAYQQMVRMVQAPPPPHMATPYHHHHDSQGPQAPGIQYMGPHAHPHPHVAQQPPSQTPSPANPNQPHTPGAYNPPGTPQPTYPQPPPQGHAPSYPIMCPIIPSHIPSIPPQHMQYLPPQPPPGAQQTIPVILPHSQ, from the exons ATGAACAGCAAGAGGAAGAATCGTACGAACAATAACAGGTACCAATCACTTGGCTTTCCTCGTCAAGATCATAATAGCAG ATCCCCGCGAGCACGTGGGCCACAAGAGAGATGCGTCGCAGCCGAGGGGGTTTATAACAATGCTCATTTTATGCATGCAGTCACTAGCCACGTTGGCAACACGGTACAG ATTCAAACTAAAAGTGGTTCGGTATTCGAGGGTGTATTTAGAACATTTTCGAGTCAATTCGACGTAGTGTTGGAAATGGCTCATCGTGTGGAGAGTTCGGGACAGATTAGCGTAGATAGCGTAgtagagaaattaatttttaaaccaacTGACGTTGTCACTATATCTGCCAAGGATGTTGATTTAGATTATGCTATAAGAGACACTTTCCAAACTGATACAGCCATTAGTAAGTTTAATGGTATAATCGGCGAGAAGGAACTCGAGCCCTGGGATCCGCCGACCACTATGAACGGGGCTGATTTAGAATTGGATGGTGCTGCC AACGGTTGGGACGTGCACGAAATGTTTCGCAAAAATGAACAAGATTATGGAGTTCAAACAACGTTCGAACCTTCCTTGGTCGGTTACACTCTACAACTGCAACGTAAGGACACGAAGGATTACAAGGAACAAGAGCAAAAGGCTGCTGAAATAGCAAATGAGATCGAATCTCAACCGAATCACAAAGCTAGATTAGAACTAGAAAACGGCGACGAGGAGGAACGATTCGCAGCTGTG ACTAGACCCACCGAAGGAAAGTATATTCCACCAccgttaaaaaagaaaaatggcaaCACTGGCAAACTAATGAGAAccagcggcggtggtggtggcggcggcggcggcagcggtggtGGCGggggcggtggcggtggcggcgttGGCGGCGGCGGGGAGCCTCCGTCTTCGCCAGGAACCACGAACAATAAGAATGTCTACAGTCAACCCCCTCCGTCCACGGTCACGGTCAATGTCCCACAGCCAAGCATGCCGGTTGGAGTACAGCCCGCTCATACTCCCTCGGTGCAGCATCCGGTAtctttaaatatgaatataccGCCCAATGGAGTGGTTGTCACGTATAATAATCCACCACCGCCATTCGTGCCTCCACCGACGACGCAGTCGCAGCAAG TAATACAGCAGAATCAATCGCAATCTCAAGTTAATCCTTCGATATCGCAAATAAGCTTCCCTTCGTCACAACAGACACCtccgaataaaataaatgcagaaAAACGTGAGCGACCTGGCAGACAACAAGTTTATCAAGCTGACAAAGCGCCACCAGCACCATTTTCGCAATCAAACGTTGCGTCCTCTCATCAACAGCAACAATCTTCGCACCAGCAACATACATCATTGACACAACAGAATTCTGTAGAAGGACAAATAGTCATACATAAATCGGACCACAGAAAG GTTCCGACACCACGTGGAAGAGAAGAACAGCATTCGGAACTGAGACAATTCGCTACGGAATTTAAATTGGCGGAATCGCAGGGACTGCCGCCAGATACTCCTCAAATATCTAGAAAACAGCAGCATCAACATCAACAAGACATACATTCCGCTACTCCGATGAATCAGCCGCATCATCAAGGTCCTCATCAACATACGAGTCCACAACAGCAATCGCAGCAACAACCGTCTACACAGCAACATACCAGTCCTCATCAGCAACATCAAACTGTACAAGAGGAACCAGTTATTAATAAGCCACCGCCTGGTCCACCAGTAAGATCTACAAGTCCGCcacagcaacaacaacagccACCGccacaacaacaacaacaacagcagccgCTGTCGCAACAGCAGCAATCGCAAgcgcaacaacaacaacaacaacagccaCCACTACCAtcacaacaacaacaacaacagcagcagcagcaaccaCCGCCGTCACAACCAGCTCAAACTAATACTCCGACAGTGCAACAATCTCCACCGGAACCTGCGGTCGATAAGATAACTACtgcttttaaaaaatctactttAAATCCCAACGCTAAAGAATTTAATCCAAATGCCAAACCATTTACGCCg CGTTCACCTAGCACACCGACGCCTAGTCGACCGCATACGCCACAAACTCCTCAGTATACAGGTGCGACTATGCCCGCGACCGTTGTTATGCCGGCATACGTAACGCCAACATTTAGTCAACCACCCGCTCAACAAGTGGCAAGGTTCCGGAAGGGTCAGTATTCCTTAG CACTGCCAATGGTGCAGCATCGTGCGCCAGATATAGCGTCTCAGATGCAAGTAGCCGCGGCAACGGGGCAACCGTTACTAGCGCCAGCTATACACCCATTCCAGGTGCCTTATCCAGGACAGCCGGCGTATCAGCAAATGGTACGAATGGTTCAGGCACCGCCACCACCACACATGGCCACTCCGTATCATCATCATCACGACTCGCAAGGACCGCAAGCCCCTGGTATACAATATATGGGCCCGCACGCTCATCCACATCCTCACGTAGCTCAACAGCCACCTAGCCAAACGCCGTCGCCGGCTAATCCAAATCAACCGCACACCCCGGGGGCTTATAATCCACCCGGTACTCCACAGCCCACGTATCCGCAACCTCCGCCGCAGGGTCACGCGCCGAGTTATCCGATCATGTGCCCTATAATTCCATCTCATATACCTTCGATTCCACCGCAACATATGCAATACCTGCCACCACAGCCGCCTCCGGGAGCGCAGCAGACTATACCCGTCATTTTACCGCACAGTCAGTAG
- the LOC105204681 gene encoding ataxin-2 homolog isoform X6 produces the protein MNSKRKNRTNNNRSPRARGPQERCVAAEGVYNNAHFMHAVTSHVGNTVQIQTKSGSVFEGVFRTFSSQFDVVLEMAHRVESSGQISVDSVVEKLIFKPTDVVTISAKDVDLDYAIRDTFQTDTAISKFNGIIGEKELEPWDPPTTMNGADLELDGAANGWDVHEMFRKNEQDYGVQTTFEPSLVGYTLQLQRKDTKDYKEQEQKAAEIANEIESQPNHKARLELENGDEEERFAAVTRPTEGKYIPPPLKKKNGNTGKLMRTSGGGGGGGGGSGGGGGGGGGGVGGGGEPPSSPGTTNNKNVYSQPPPSTVTVNVPQPSMPVGVQPAHTPSVQHPVSLNMNIPPNGVVVTYNNPPPPFVPPPTTQSQQVIQQNQSQSQVNPSISQISFPSSQQTPPNKINAEKRERPGRQQVYQADKAPPAPFSQSNVASSHQQQQSSHQQHTSLTQQNSVEGQIVIHKSDHRKVPTPRGREEQHSELRQFATEFKLAESQGLPPDTPQISRKQQHQHQQDIHSATPMNQPHHQGPHQHTSPQQQSQQQPSTQQHTSPHQQHQTVQEEPVINKPPPGPPVRSTSPPQQQQQPPPQQQQQQQPLSQQQQSQAQQQQQQQPPLPSQQQQQQQQQQPPPSQPAQTNTPTVQQSPPEPAVDKITTAFKKSTLNPNAKEFNPNAKPFTPRSPSTPTPSRPHTPQTPQYTGATMPATVVMPAYVTPTFSQPPAQQVARFRKALPMVQHRAPDIASQMQVAAATGQPLLAPAIHPFQVPYPGQPAYQQMVRMVQAPPPPHMATPYHHHHDSQGPQAPGIQYMGPHAHPHPHVAQQPPSQTPSPANPNQPHTPGAYNPPGTPQPTYPQPPPQGHAPSYPIMCPIIPSHIPSIPPQHMQYLPPQPPPGAQQTIPVILPHSQ, from the exons ATGAACAGCAAGAGGAAGAATCGTACGAACAATAACAG ATCCCCGCGAGCACGTGGGCCACAAGAGAGATGCGTCGCAGCCGAGGGGGTTTATAACAATGCTCATTTTATGCATGCAGTCACTAGCCACGTTGGCAACACGGTACAG ATTCAAACTAAAAGTGGTTCGGTATTCGAGGGTGTATTTAGAACATTTTCGAGTCAATTCGACGTAGTGTTGGAAATGGCTCATCGTGTGGAGAGTTCGGGACAGATTAGCGTAGATAGCGTAgtagagaaattaatttttaaaccaacTGACGTTGTCACTATATCTGCCAAGGATGTTGATTTAGATTATGCTATAAGAGACACTTTCCAAACTGATACAGCCATTAGTAAGTTTAATGGTATAATCGGCGAGAAGGAACTCGAGCCCTGGGATCCGCCGACCACTATGAACGGGGCTGATTTAGAATTGGATGGTGCTGCC AACGGTTGGGACGTGCACGAAATGTTTCGCAAAAATGAACAAGATTATGGAGTTCAAACAACGTTCGAACCTTCCTTGGTCGGTTACACTCTACAACTGCAACGTAAGGACACGAAGGATTACAAGGAACAAGAGCAAAAGGCTGCTGAAATAGCAAATGAGATCGAATCTCAACCGAATCACAAAGCTAGATTAGAACTAGAAAACGGCGACGAGGAGGAACGATTCGCAGCTGTG ACTAGACCCACCGAAGGAAAGTATATTCCACCAccgttaaaaaagaaaaatggcaaCACTGGCAAACTAATGAGAAccagcggcggtggtggtggcggcggcggcggcagcggtggtGGCGggggcggtggcggtggcggcgttGGCGGCGGCGGGGAGCCTCCGTCTTCGCCAGGAACCACGAACAATAAGAATGTCTACAGTCAACCCCCTCCGTCCACGGTCACGGTCAATGTCCCACAGCCAAGCATGCCGGTTGGAGTACAGCCCGCTCATACTCCCTCGGTGCAGCATCCGGTAtctttaaatatgaatataccGCCCAATGGAGTGGTTGTCACGTATAATAATCCACCACCGCCATTCGTGCCTCCACCGACGACGCAGTCGCAGCAAG TAATACAGCAGAATCAATCGCAATCTCAAGTTAATCCTTCGATATCGCAAATAAGCTTCCCTTCGTCACAACAGACACCtccgaataaaataaatgcagaaAAACGTGAGCGACCTGGCAGACAACAAGTTTATCAAGCTGACAAAGCGCCACCAGCACCATTTTCGCAATCAAACGTTGCGTCCTCTCATCAACAGCAACAATCTTCGCACCAGCAACATACATCATTGACACAACAGAATTCTGTAGAAGGACAAATAGTCATACATAAATCGGACCACAGAAAG GTTCCGACACCACGTGGAAGAGAAGAACAGCATTCGGAACTGAGACAATTCGCTACGGAATTTAAATTGGCGGAATCGCAGGGACTGCCGCCAGATACTCCTCAAATATCTAGAAAACAGCAGCATCAACATCAACAAGACATACATTCCGCTACTCCGATGAATCAGCCGCATCATCAAGGTCCTCATCAACATACGAGTCCACAACAGCAATCGCAGCAACAACCGTCTACACAGCAACATACCAGTCCTCATCAGCAACATCAAACTGTACAAGAGGAACCAGTTATTAATAAGCCACCGCCTGGTCCACCAGTAAGATCTACAAGTCCGCcacagcaacaacaacagccACCGccacaacaacaacaacaacagcagccgCTGTCGCAACAGCAGCAATCGCAAgcgcaacaacaacaacaacaacagccaCCACTACCAtcacaacaacaacaacaacagcagcagcagcaaccaCCGCCGTCACAACCAGCTCAAACTAATACTCCGACAGTGCAACAATCTCCACCGGAACCTGCGGTCGATAAGATAACTACtgcttttaaaaaatctactttAAATCCCAACGCTAAAGAATTTAATCCAAATGCCAAACCATTTACGCCg CGTTCACCTAGCACACCGACGCCTAGTCGACCGCATACGCCACAAACTCCTCAGTATACAGGTGCGACTATGCCCGCGACCGTTGTTATGCCGGCATACGTAACGCCAACATTTAGTCAACCACCCGCTCAACAAGTGGCAAGGTTCCGGAAGG CACTGCCAATGGTGCAGCATCGTGCGCCAGATATAGCGTCTCAGATGCAAGTAGCCGCGGCAACGGGGCAACCGTTACTAGCGCCAGCTATACACCCATTCCAGGTGCCTTATCCAGGACAGCCGGCGTATCAGCAAATGGTACGAATGGTTCAGGCACCGCCACCACCACACATGGCCACTCCGTATCATCATCATCACGACTCGCAAGGACCGCAAGCCCCTGGTATACAATATATGGGCCCGCACGCTCATCCACATCCTCACGTAGCTCAACAGCCACCTAGCCAAACGCCGTCGCCGGCTAATCCAAATCAACCGCACACCCCGGGGGCTTATAATCCACCCGGTACTCCACAGCCCACGTATCCGCAACCTCCGCCGCAGGGTCACGCGCCGAGTTATCCGATCATGTGCCCTATAATTCCATCTCATATACCTTCGATTCCACCGCAACATATGCAATACCTGCCACCACAGCCGCCTCCGGGAGCGCAGCAGACTATACCCGTCATTTTACCGCACAGTCAGTAG
- the LOC105204681 gene encoding ataxin-2 homolog isoform X7, whose protein sequence is MNSKRKNRTNNNRSPRARGPQERCVAAEGVYNNAHFMHAVTSHVGNTVQIQTKSGSVFEGVFRTFSSQFDVVLEMAHRVESSGQISVDSVVEKLIFKPTDVVTISAKDVDLDYAIRDTFQTDTAISKFNGIIGEKELEPWDPPTTMNGADLELDGAANGWDVHEMFRKNEQDYGVQTTFEPSLVGYTLQLQRKDTKDYKEQEQKAAEIANEIESQPNHKARLELENGDEEERFAAVTRPTEGKYIPPPLKKKNGNTGKLMRTSGGGGGGGGGSGGGGGGGGGGVGGGGEPPSSPGTTNNKNVYSQPPPSTVTVNVPQPSMPVGVQPAHTPSVQHPVSLNMNIPPNGVVVTYNNPPPPFVPPPTTQSQQVIQQNQSQSQVNPSISQISFPSSQQTPPNKINAEKRERPGRQQVYQADKAPPAPFSQSNVASSHQQQQSSHQQHTSLTQQNSVEGQIVIHKSDHRKVPTPRGREEQHSELRQFATEFKLAESQGLPPDTPQISRKQQHQHQQDIHSATPMNQPHHQGPHQHTSPQQQSQQQPSTQQHTSPHQQHQTVQEEPVINKPPPGPPVRSTSPPQQQQQPPPQQQQQQQPLSQQQQSQAQQQQQQQPPLPSQQQQQQQQQQPPPSQPAQTNTPTVQQSPPEPAVDKITTAFKKSTLNPNAKEFNPNAKPFTPRSPSTPTPSRPHTPQTPQYTGATMPATVVMPAYVTPTFSQPPAQQVARFRKGQYSLALPMVQHRAPDIASQMQVAAATGQPLLAPAIHPFQVPYPGQPAYQQMVRMVQAPPPPHMATPYHHHHDSQGPQAPGIQYMGPHAHPHPHVAQQPPSQTPSPANPNQPHTPGAYNPPGTPQPTYPQPPPQGHAPSYPIMCPIIPSHIPSIPPQHMQYLPPQPPPGAQQTIPVILPHSQ, encoded by the exons ATGAACAGCAAGAGGAAGAATCGTACGAACAATAACAG ATCCCCGCGAGCACGTGGGCCACAAGAGAGATGCGTCGCAGCCGAGGGGGTTTATAACAATGCTCATTTTATGCATGCAGTCACTAGCCACGTTGGCAACACGGTACAG ATTCAAACTAAAAGTGGTTCGGTATTCGAGGGTGTATTTAGAACATTTTCGAGTCAATTCGACGTAGTGTTGGAAATGGCTCATCGTGTGGAGAGTTCGGGACAGATTAGCGTAGATAGCGTAgtagagaaattaatttttaaaccaacTGACGTTGTCACTATATCTGCCAAGGATGTTGATTTAGATTATGCTATAAGAGACACTTTCCAAACTGATACAGCCATTAGTAAGTTTAATGGTATAATCGGCGAGAAGGAACTCGAGCCCTGGGATCCGCCGACCACTATGAACGGGGCTGATTTAGAATTGGATGGTGCTGCC AACGGTTGGGACGTGCACGAAATGTTTCGCAAAAATGAACAAGATTATGGAGTTCAAACAACGTTCGAACCTTCCTTGGTCGGTTACACTCTACAACTGCAACGTAAGGACACGAAGGATTACAAGGAACAAGAGCAAAAGGCTGCTGAAATAGCAAATGAGATCGAATCTCAACCGAATCACAAAGCTAGATTAGAACTAGAAAACGGCGACGAGGAGGAACGATTCGCAGCTGTG ACTAGACCCACCGAAGGAAAGTATATTCCACCAccgttaaaaaagaaaaatggcaaCACTGGCAAACTAATGAGAAccagcggcggtggtggtggcggcggcggcggcagcggtggtGGCGggggcggtggcggtggcggcgttGGCGGCGGCGGGGAGCCTCCGTCTTCGCCAGGAACCACGAACAATAAGAATGTCTACAGTCAACCCCCTCCGTCCACGGTCACGGTCAATGTCCCACAGCCAAGCATGCCGGTTGGAGTACAGCCCGCTCATACTCCCTCGGTGCAGCATCCGGTAtctttaaatatgaatataccGCCCAATGGAGTGGTTGTCACGTATAATAATCCACCACCGCCATTCGTGCCTCCACCGACGACGCAGTCGCAGCAAG TAATACAGCAGAATCAATCGCAATCTCAAGTTAATCCTTCGATATCGCAAATAAGCTTCCCTTCGTCACAACAGACACCtccgaataaaataaatgcagaaAAACGTGAGCGACCTGGCAGACAACAAGTTTATCAAGCTGACAAAGCGCCACCAGCACCATTTTCGCAATCAAACGTTGCGTCCTCTCATCAACAGCAACAATCTTCGCACCAGCAACATACATCATTGACACAACAGAATTCTGTAGAAGGACAAATAGTCATACATAAATCGGACCACAGAAAG GTTCCGACACCACGTGGAAGAGAAGAACAGCATTCGGAACTGAGACAATTCGCTACGGAATTTAAATTGGCGGAATCGCAGGGACTGCCGCCAGATACTCCTCAAATATCTAGAAAACAGCAGCATCAACATCAACAAGACATACATTCCGCTACTCCGATGAATCAGCCGCATCATCAAGGTCCTCATCAACATACGAGTCCACAACAGCAATCGCAGCAACAACCGTCTACACAGCAACATACCAGTCCTCATCAGCAACATCAAACTGTACAAGAGGAACCAGTTATTAATAAGCCACCGCCTGGTCCACCAGTAAGATCTACAAGTCCGCcacagcaacaacaacagccACCGccacaacaacaacaacaacagcagccgCTGTCGCAACAGCAGCAATCGCAAgcgcaacaacaacaacaacaacagccaCCACTACCAtcacaacaacaacaacaacagcagcagcagcaaccaCCGCCGTCACAACCAGCTCAAACTAATACTCCGACAGTGCAACAATCTCCACCGGAACCTGCGGTCGATAAGATAACTACtgcttttaaaaaatctactttAAATCCCAACGCTAAAGAATTTAATCCAAATGCCAAACCATTTACGCCg CGTTCACCTAGCACACCGACGCCTAGTCGACCGCATACGCCACAAACTCCTCAGTATACAGGTGCGACTATGCCCGCGACCGTTGTTATGCCGGCATACGTAACGCCAACATTTAGTCAACCACCCGCTCAACAAGTGGCAAGGTTCCGGAAGGGTCAGTATTCCTTAG CACTGCCAATGGTGCAGCATCGTGCGCCAGATATAGCGTCTCAGATGCAAGTAGCCGCGGCAACGGGGCAACCGTTACTAGCGCCAGCTATACACCCATTCCAGGTGCCTTATCCAGGACAGCCGGCGTATCAGCAAATGGTACGAATGGTTCAGGCACCGCCACCACCACACATGGCCACTCCGTATCATCATCATCACGACTCGCAAGGACCGCAAGCCCCTGGTATACAATATATGGGCCCGCACGCTCATCCACATCCTCACGTAGCTCAACAGCCACCTAGCCAAACGCCGTCGCCGGCTAATCCAAATCAACCGCACACCCCGGGGGCTTATAATCCACCCGGTACTCCACAGCCCACGTATCCGCAACCTCCGCCGCAGGGTCACGCGCCGAGTTATCCGATCATGTGCCCTATAATTCCATCTCATATACCTTCGATTCCACCGCAACATATGCAATACCTGCCACCACAGCCGCCTCCGGGAGCGCAGCAGACTATACCCGTCATTTTACCGCACAGTCAGTAG
- the LOC105204681 gene encoding ataxin-2 homolog isoform X5: MNSKRKNRTNNNRSPRARGPQERCVAAEGVYNNAHFMHAVTSHVGNTVQIQTKSGSVFEGVFRTFSSQFDVVLEMAHRVESSGQISVDSVVEKLIFKPTDVVTISAKDVDLDYAIRDTFQTDTAISKFNGIIGEKELEPWDPPTTMNGADLELDGAANGWDVHEMFRKNEQDYGVQTTFEPSLVGYTLQLQRKDTKDYKEQEQKAAEIANEIESQPNHKARLELENGDEEERFAAVTRPTEGKYIPPPLKKKNGNTGKLMRTSGGGGGGGGGSGGGGGGGGGGVGGGGEPPSSPGTTNNKNVYSQPPPSTVTVNVPQPSMPVGVQPAHTPSVQHPVSLNMNIPPNGVVVTYNNPPPPFVPPPTTQSQQVIQQNQSQSQVNPSISQISFPSSQQTPPNKINAEKRERPGRQQVYQADKAPPAPFSQSNVASSHQQQQSSHQQHTSLTQQNSVEGQIVIHKSDHRKFYFKVPTPRGREEQHSELRQFATEFKLAESQGLPPDTPQISRKQQHQHQQDIHSATPMNQPHHQGPHQHTSPQQQSQQQPSTQQHTSPHQQHQTVQEEPVINKPPPGPPVRSTSPPQQQQQPPPQQQQQQQPLSQQQQSQAQQQQQQQPPLPSQQQQQQQQQQPPPSQPAQTNTPTVQQSPPEPAVDKITTAFKKSTLNPNAKEFNPNAKPFTPRSPSTPTPSRPHTPQTPQYTGATMPATVVMPAYVTPTFSQPPAQQVARFRKGQYSLALPMVQHRAPDIASQMQVAAATGQPLLAPAIHPFQVPYPGQPAYQQMVRMVQAPPPPHMATPYHHHHDSQGPQAPGIQYMGPHAHPHPHVAQQPPSQTPSPANPNQPHTPGAYNPPGTPQPTYPQPPPQGHAPSYPIMCPIIPSHIPSIPPQHMQYLPPQPPPGAQQTIPVILPHSQ, translated from the exons ATGAACAGCAAGAGGAAGAATCGTACGAACAATAACAG ATCCCCGCGAGCACGTGGGCCACAAGAGAGATGCGTCGCAGCCGAGGGGGTTTATAACAATGCTCATTTTATGCATGCAGTCACTAGCCACGTTGGCAACACGGTACAG ATTCAAACTAAAAGTGGTTCGGTATTCGAGGGTGTATTTAGAACATTTTCGAGTCAATTCGACGTAGTGTTGGAAATGGCTCATCGTGTGGAGAGTTCGGGACAGATTAGCGTAGATAGCGTAgtagagaaattaatttttaaaccaacTGACGTTGTCACTATATCTGCCAAGGATGTTGATTTAGATTATGCTATAAGAGACACTTTCCAAACTGATACAGCCATTAGTAAGTTTAATGGTATAATCGGCGAGAAGGAACTCGAGCCCTGGGATCCGCCGACCACTATGAACGGGGCTGATTTAGAATTGGATGGTGCTGCC AACGGTTGGGACGTGCACGAAATGTTTCGCAAAAATGAACAAGATTATGGAGTTCAAACAACGTTCGAACCTTCCTTGGTCGGTTACACTCTACAACTGCAACGTAAGGACACGAAGGATTACAAGGAACAAGAGCAAAAGGCTGCTGAAATAGCAAATGAGATCGAATCTCAACCGAATCACAAAGCTAGATTAGAACTAGAAAACGGCGACGAGGAGGAACGATTCGCAGCTGTG ACTAGACCCACCGAAGGAAAGTATATTCCACCAccgttaaaaaagaaaaatggcaaCACTGGCAAACTAATGAGAAccagcggcggtggtggtggcggcggcggcggcagcggtggtGGCGggggcggtggcggtggcggcgttGGCGGCGGCGGGGAGCCTCCGTCTTCGCCAGGAACCACGAACAATAAGAATGTCTACAGTCAACCCCCTCCGTCCACGGTCACGGTCAATGTCCCACAGCCAAGCATGCCGGTTGGAGTACAGCCCGCTCATACTCCCTCGGTGCAGCATCCGGTAtctttaaatatgaatataccGCCCAATGGAGTGGTTGTCACGTATAATAATCCACCACCGCCATTCGTGCCTCCACCGACGACGCAGTCGCAGCAAG TAATACAGCAGAATCAATCGCAATCTCAAGTTAATCCTTCGATATCGCAAATAAGCTTCCCTTCGTCACAACAGACACCtccgaataaaataaatgcagaaAAACGTGAGCGACCTGGCAGACAACAAGTTTATCAAGCTGACAAAGCGCCACCAGCACCATTTTCGCAATCAAACGTTGCGTCCTCTCATCAACAGCAACAATCTTCGCACCAGCAACATACATCATTGACACAACAGAATTCTGTAGAAGGACAAATAGTCATACATAAATCGGACCACAGAAAG TTTTACTTTAAGGTTCCGACACCACGTGGAAGAGAAGAACAGCATTCGGAACTGAGACAATTCGCTACGGAATTTAAATTGGCGGAATCGCAGGGACTGCCGCCAGATACTCCTCAAATATCTAGAAAACAGCAGCATCAACATCAACAAGACATACATTCCGCTACTCCGATGAATCAGCCGCATCATCAAGGTCCTCATCAACATACGAGTCCACAACAGCAATCGCAGCAACAACCGTCTACACAGCAACATACCAGTCCTCATCAGCAACATCAAACTGTACAAGAGGAACCAGTTATTAATAAGCCACCGCCTGGTCCACCAGTAAGATCTACAAGTCCGCcacagcaacaacaacagccACCGccacaacaacaacaacaacagcagccgCTGTCGCAACAGCAGCAATCGCAAgcgcaacaacaacaacaacaacagccaCCACTACCAtcacaacaacaacaacaacagcagcagcagcaaccaCCGCCGTCACAACCAGCTCAAACTAATACTCCGACAGTGCAACAATCTCCACCGGAACCTGCGGTCGATAAGATAACTACtgcttttaaaaaatctactttAAATCCCAACGCTAAAGAATTTAATCCAAATGCCAAACCATTTACGCCg CGTTCACCTAGCACACCGACGCCTAGTCGACCGCATACGCCACAAACTCCTCAGTATACAGGTGCGACTATGCCCGCGACCGTTGTTATGCCGGCATACGTAACGCCAACATTTAGTCAACCACCCGCTCAACAAGTGGCAAGGTTCCGGAAGGGTCAGTATTCCTTAG CACTGCCAATGGTGCAGCATCGTGCGCCAGATATAGCGTCTCAGATGCAAGTAGCCGCGGCAACGGGGCAACCGTTACTAGCGCCAGCTATACACCCATTCCAGGTGCCTTATCCAGGACAGCCGGCGTATCAGCAAATGGTACGAATGGTTCAGGCACCGCCACCACCACACATGGCCACTCCGTATCATCATCATCACGACTCGCAAGGACCGCAAGCCCCTGGTATACAATATATGGGCCCGCACGCTCATCCACATCCTCACGTAGCTCAACAGCCACCTAGCCAAACGCCGTCGCCGGCTAATCCAAATCAACCGCACACCCCGGGGGCTTATAATCCACCCGGTACTCCACAGCCCACGTATCCGCAACCTCCGCCGCAGGGTCACGCGCCGAGTTATCCGATCATGTGCCCTATAATTCCATCTCATATACCTTCGATTCCACCGCAACATATGCAATACCTGCCACCACAGCCGCCTCCGGGAGCGCAGCAGACTATACCCGTCATTTTACCGCACAGTCAGTAG